The region cttattgtataacggagggagtattattttgtataTCTTCGATCATCTTAATAACAAGTACTACTATTTGAATAATAGTATTACAACATGGAAATGTTGATATCGACTAAATATTAGCGGTGCTTACCAAAATGTAAACGATGTATTGATtcttataaagaaaaataatattataccgAATTGATGTAACGCATGCGGCCAAGCAACATAATCTTGAGGGTTATGACTTGAAAACTCAATCATGAGACAATATCCACTAAACCAATTGAAATCCGTATCATAATATGCATACATCTCATGTGCATAAATAAAGATTGGAAAAAGAGTTTTCAATTGTTAGTTTGCAACCATTGAATATTTACCGAGTAGGCCATGATGTTTATTTATCCCCCActtttcaatttcatattcAAAATACTACATGCCAAAATTCTACAATGATCATCTCTCATACTACTTTATTTCATAAATTACGAGTTACATGAATGAATTACTTCTATAATTTTAACGTGTCTTTTAACATAAATATGTCAAAAACAAGCTAGCTTAAAGCGATGCCTTTTGCTATCTAATAATTTAAACAATAAAATGTAATTGTAATTATGTCTGTTTCATGACatttccaaaaaagaaaatcaatattcgaatttttaattgtaattatgTATGTTTAGAAATTTTTTGTTGAAACGGCAATAGCTCCAAGTATAATCTTTCCATAATTGTGTTTGAATCAAATTAAGCTGaacctaaaaaaaataagtttgaCAAACAATTCATTATTCATACATACATTATTAGCCCTTTGTTAAAATGAAATCTTCGCTGATATGTGcaataaatttcaaaatatcaaatactactataatttattcCAATATTTCCAAGAAATGAAGACAGTAAACCATAAAAGCAAGAAATCCGCACCATGTGATGCgaactaattaaaattttcaatagaAGAATACAGAAATGCTGCTATATATGAGCTGTGTAAAAGATGGATTGCAAGAAACATTTCAAGTAAGGATTTCCCAGCTCACTGAAATGAGCATAATTCTATTGCATGGATGCTACAAAAGTAactagctctctctctctctctctctctcacggcTGTATATCATTTTCACCTCTAATATGATTTACATCATTTCAATGTTGATAGCCAAAGCTCATGCATTCTCACCTCTATCTGCACTAGCTGAATTGTTGCTGCCTATCTATCTATTTTCTTCTAGAACATATCTTTGTGTTTCCAAATGCAGCGTAGCAATGAACTTAATCCTGGATTCAAAACATGAAACAGAAAATCACAATGTGAAGGACACTGCTAAACATGATCGTGTAGATATCGCATGACTATATATTCTCAGAGTTCAACTAAGCCTTTTACCAGAAGGCCATAGTATGTCCCTTCTAATTCTTATTCAGATAAAAAAAAGACCTCATGAAAGTACTTGATGCAAATATAACATGCAGTGTGCAAAGTCAACCTGATAGAAAAAGCAAGAGgttgaaataaaaatagaaataaagtaCCTTCTCAATGTTTTTGTCCATATGCAGATTACTACTTTCATTCTTGCGATCATCTAAAATATCAGGATTTTCTTCCCTAACAGCAGATGCCTTCTCATCATCCTTCGATTCTGACTTGACATTATTACCGTTCACAGAAATGCCATCTATGTTAGAAGAACTAGCCTCATCCTCAAGTGAAGTGATTTCTTTATTTACTTTGCCATTTGTAATTTGAAGTCCGTTAGCTGTTGCCTCCTCAGCCTTCCTGATCTCTTCCTCTCTTTGCCTTTTTTTTCGAGCTTCTTGCTCCTTTAGTTGCTTAAACCTGGAAATTTGAACAGAATAGGCAAAAATGTGATTCAAATAAAGCAAAAAAAGCcaagattaaaaaaacatttgttTAACCTTTCACCCGGGCGAAGCCCTTCTGGAGTCCGTTTCTCTTCTTTCTCAACCACCTTTTTGGCTGGTGGTGCCACAGAGATGGAATTTAGTGTTTGGATAGGCTTTTTTTCGATACTGTCATCAATAATTGGCTTAGGACTTCTTGCGCCACCCAATTTACGCAGCCATACCTGCTGCCCCGTACTCAGGATGTTGTTTGTAAGCCTGCATCAGATACCAGCAAACAACCATAAATAATGAGAGGAAACTACAATGGGTGAGAAAAGAATAGAGGAAATTATTTCAATAGGACAAGTAGCACAAATATTGAACAGCTTACCAGTAAAGGCTTAAACCAGAAGGAACTGAGAGGGCAAAATATCCAATCATCAATGGTAGCAACTTTGTTATGGCTTGAGAACTTTTGACATTAGGATCATTACTCTGGCAGTGGTCAAATTAAAGCTCAGTTAGAATTTTTTAACTGAATATTAGTTATCAGAAAATTGAAATGATTATTTTAGTATGAACTAAGAGAAATGGGGGTGGGGGGCATGGTTGACTGCTAGTTTAAGTAAAATTTAGCACAAATTTCTATCCGAGAATATACCTCCTCCATCACAAGAATAACTTTAGGATCAGAAATGGAGTTTCAAGAAAGTAAGAAGATGAACTACAGTGCAAAGAAAATTCAGGGTGAATATTTTTATCACATTTTAGTAGTCCTCACATCTTTTTTTAGTGGTACCCACCCACGTCTTTTATCTCATGTTCTCTAAGATGGAAAGCataggaaaaaggaggaaatattaTCACAGTAATACCCCATTTGGAGTGTGAAGGAGGCAAAAGGGGCTGCTAggaaatactcccttcgtcccactttaggagtctcggtttaccatttttgggtgtcccactttagaagtcccggttgaaatattccataaatggtattagGCCCCGCAGACAGTCCACTaaactttttccactcacattttattataaaactaatataaaaaagtaggactcacattccactatttttttacaccaactttcctttacatttcttaaaacccgtgccgaactcaaccgggactcctaaagtgggacggagggagtactatatatctTGCCCAGGGAAAACTATATTATGCTCCAGACAAGTGAAAAGAgtaagaaaaaattgaaaacatatgttCTCCACCCTTTTTCCATCAAAGAGAACACACCGTTAAGGATATGCAAACACATAACTAAAGATATATCGCAACCTTCCACTTCCAGTTTAACAAAAGCTCATCAAATATGTGGAAGGCAATGGCAAACCTGTGGAGGTTGCATGATCTGTACAGAGATATATTGAGAGACAACCAGAAGAACAGGCAAGACAAGATATGCCAAAGTATCTGACCACCCAAGGGGAGGATGACCATCCTGAGTTagagaagaaaaataaataagaaccAGAAGGGTACTAAATCATGTTCAAAGATAACTATTATATATGACATCGGCACATACTTAGCATAAGATCAGAAAAGATTTGTTAATAGGATTTACTTGAATATTATCATATCCATAGCAAAAAAACCTTTTGTAGATAACATAAAGAATACAAGTGTTGTAGAATATCTTTTGCATCTAggtttttcttatatattaattgttattttagGAGTAAATTTAACCTTGTAGTAACACAGCTTTCTGCTCCCTATTTATATGGGAAACTCTCTAGAGTCAATAATTTCTCCTATGCGTCTCTATAGTTAACTGCTTCACAGTCAAGGATGTTAGCCTAATCTTATTTTCGACAACTCACAAGATTGTAAGGCCTCAATAGCCTAGAAGTTGTCAAAGTGTTTAGATAATTGAGCTTTTAAACTAGAGAAAAAGCTGTGAATCAGAGATTGAATATCTTAGTTAGATGAGATTAGAAAGGTATATATTGCGAAAAAAAATCATAGTATGACTAGTTTTGTGAAGTGATTGTTTCTTATAAGatcttgaaaattaaaaaataatatagggTTGAGGAACTTATTTATTACGGAGCTTGTAAGTTGTTGGGCTTATTTTCATAACTTAGAAGCTGTTTAAGAGCTTATTTTTCCAAACACTTCTCAAGAGCTTATACGCCAGACCGCCAGTAAAACATTCTCTTGTGCCTacacattcaaatttaatgcTCGAATTGGATATGTTGATATTATTATCGATTAAAATATTCATGCAAATGGTATTAACCACATTAACTTAATATAATAATAGGTGCAGAACTTCAGAAATCACAGTAATGCACATTTTATAAAGAATGGAGGACAATGATAAAGTCTTACAATGAAGGGGAATAGCCAAGTGGTACCACTACCAGTTTGCCTAGCAGCAACAGTTGTCGGACCAGATAGTGATGGTATCCAGAAGAAGCCTTCCGTTAATAATCCCTTGATAATAAAGTTGGAAGTCCGATTAAAATAAAGCTTCAGCATTGTACGTAAAAGTCATACTTATGCTTCAAGAAACGGAAAAAGAAACTAAAGGGTGAAGCACAAGATGGTGGGGGAGTTTACCTCATCGGCTGCATTAGAAAGAGCTCTGTAAAGCCCAATCCATATAGGAATAGTGGCAAGTGTAGGAAGACATCCTGGAACAAATAGAGACAGAGGAAAAAATCATGACTTCGCCTTTGATTGTGTATAAGGAACACCAGAAAGCATATGAATTCAAGATGCAACATAAACATTTATTTTGCTCCACTGGTGGGCATATGATAAGAGCAAATCCTCTACAACAATTGATATGATTGTTCTCCATTTAACTTTTTGTGCTATTTTAATAATCAATTAACAGTAGAGGTTTCACAGTCGGTTTATTACCTGCCAACGGATTTATACCAGCTAGCTTGTACAACCGAGCTGTTTCGAGTTGAATCCTCTCCTGCAAAGACAGTTACATATATGAAACACAGAGCAAATGTTAAAAAGGTACATATCCTGATTATCCTGCATCCCCCTTGATTTCCGAGAGGGCCTCATGCTGCCAAATAACTAATTGTTTTCCAAACAATCCCAGACAGTTAATGTCAAAGAAAGTGAGAAGGAAAGTTATCATCCAAAAATTAGAAGAAATCTGAGCCCATTTATATGAATAGAAAATCAACAATCCTAAAGGGAAAAAAAGAGTAACCTGATCACCAGCATATCGTTCCTGAATAGCTTTTATTTGAGGTGCCAAAGACTGCATGGACATTGCTGATTCCACCTACACATCACATTTGAAGACATCTATTTAAATAAGCTACACAGAACAGTCCAACTTTATGCATATTCTAAGTTGAACAAGTATCTATTCTAGGAAAATTAACAAATAATAAAACAAGAAGAATGTTTTAGGAGAACTTGTACTAAAACCATGAGaggataaaatcaaaataacctGTTTCTTTGTCAAAGGAAAAGTGGCAGCCTTAACGAGTATCGTCAGTAAAATGATAGCAAAACCATAAGCATAGGGAACATGCAGAGTGGAAAGCCCGTCTTTAAGAACCTGAAAAGAGTAACATCGTTTCAAATGTAGAAATAAATATAATCTACCTGaacattcaaaatattttgttaCACAATTGTAGTATTGTTCCATAAATAGCATGTTTGAAACAATTAAATAGTATGTCTCAGCGCATGATGGATAAGAAGAAATAGGCTTGTCTGACATTTAACCTTGTTTATAAAGAACACACTTCATATAGTGCAAATACTTGCATAAAACAAGAGAAACATAGGCAAGGAAATCAAGAATTCCACAACTCAGCATAATTCATTTCATAATCCATCAAAAGGTTTTTTTATCCATGTGTATCACAATAACTCAACAGTCCCAATCTTCAGATTCCAACAAACTTCTCCTCAACCTCAACTATCCCAGAACTCATGTCCAAGCCTTTCAAAAACACAAAAGAAAATTTGTTGGCTTGATTCACAACGATAATATTTATAACCAACCTTCAAAACAACTTCCATGGCATTCGTAATCCCAGAAAGCCAATCACTATTCTGCTTGGTTGTACTAACTGCATCGGAAGAACTCTCAGCAGCATCAGCAACTGTGTATAGAAGCCCTTCAACTCTACCAAACAAATCCTTGATTAAGAAGTCAGCATTTTCGGGGTCCGGAAATGGAACCTGGCCCAAACCGCAACGGACGATCCCGGAATTACGGCTCCTCAGTGAGGGTTTCTGAGACGTATAATTGCTGAAACGGGCCCTACCGGAAACAGGGGTTAGATCCCTCGTCCGGCCTAAAAACGGAGACAACAACAAATTCTGTGCGGTTGAATGAAGAAAACTCGACATCATCAAAATTGAGTTGCTCCACCTTTTGGCATGAACAAATGGCAAAGAAGTGTGGATAAAGGGAATTGGAAAAAGCAGGATTATTTTAAAGCTGTGTGTCTGTATACATATACAAATGGAGGTTAAGGGGATATGAGCTTGTGTTGTTGGAGTTTATGATAGAGAAATATGGAGCTGAAGAAAGGGGGGAGAGAGTTTTcttaagaaatactccctccttcccgcACTACTtacacttatttcctttttgggcgtcccaagttatttgcactctttccatttttagtaacaatttatacctacagccgtaattgttgactttgtctatcactcattccttaatctccgtgcccaaaaggaaaggtgcgagtagtgcgggacggagggagtactatctgTTTGCCCAAATCATGTTTGACGAAATGGCGAATAGAATCCATAGGTATTGAAATCGCCTGCAAATGGAGCACGTTTATTACCAGACTCAGACACGCAAACAGTTCAAATAAttgcatatataaaaaaataatcctATTAACATAAAATCATATTAATATATTCATTAGTAAATACTAATGATCTGTAATTTCTACCGATTAAAAggtttttattataacaattcaATTTATTTGTACATCTTTTATGTCTAGGTAGTACTCCTAGTATAAGTTTTTAAACAAATGAGAACAGTAAATTGTGGTACATATATCAATGATGGAATTTGAATCCTAAGGTCGGCCACTCTCTCAAATCCAACTCAAGAATGtgcattattttaatattttaatagtaCTAATTTCATCCCCTTTTCTCAACTTGTATCACATTTAACATTCATATGGATTTAGTGCAATTGCCACAATCAAGATTACTAACCTTAACTTACCACGTGCCAAAAACTAGTGAAATATCGGGTGTTTTAAATACTCCATTAGATGTTCAATTATCATACTTGCATCAATAGATTCGAATCTTTTAGGTAATCCCAAATACTACCATTTACTTCTCGTATAGGCATATTTACAATTTCTTTGCAGAATACATAAGAGACTGTTCTATTCAATTGGAAAGAACTAGAGTTGACACGCTTAGGAAAGTTGTCATAATTTTATGTCTGTCCTAAACACTTTGTCCCTTAGGTACTAGCACCACTTACTCCAACAGGAGTATTGAACAAACTTAATGAAGTATTGGACTATGAACTCTATGAATAAAGATGCTTTTGGGCTCTTTGGTGCATTACTATAAACTATGCATATCCAGTTAAAAAAAGTCCTATTATTATGACATTCAATcttgttaaaaaaaatcggcTCTCAATTCAACCATTATCCCGTGACATTTGACATTGCAAAAAACATGGTGCACTAGGCATTTAATTTTCCAATAATGTGGTGTTAGGGAATTTATTAGTAAAATCACGAGAGGGTAACAAATGTAGTTATGAGGAGTATACCTGGAGTATTTGTTTTATGGAGATCCATGGGCCAACTTGTCTATCATTCCAATCTCAAATGGCCCATTTTGATCCATGGGCCAATTTCAAGACTAAAGGCcaattttggtccttaacatattgcgatttttttattttggtccaaaactataacaccccgaaaatttgtgacttattttattttattgatgtggatgttgaatgggaaatgcttttatgaaatttaatttctatgtgattgagttaattatgtgaaattagttgttgtgagttgtGTGAAATAATGTGATTAaatttccaatgtgtgaattaaattaaatgggatcatgcataattattctagccattttatttgaaattttttggcCCTCCTAttcattggaaataatactttctttcttggatttaattaattgttttggtatatttatccaaattaaatccaattaaatcttaccatatcttgccaaatctttTCATggcctatttaaattaggatttaaattattttcttgtGGAAATAATCCCCAAATTTTCGATCCACTCCCTTTTTCTAAaggaataaatattttttttcctattttatggGATTCTTTCTTCCCAAGTAAATTTGAATTGCACCATATCtctatttaattagttaatatAAAAATCTCACAACCATATTCCATCaactacacgcctatttcctttttcctcTATAATtctttcacattttatttatttatttattttaagtgTGGGTTTAATCCTAGCCTATAAAAAAGGGAgaaaacctaaccctagcccccatattCTACACGCCTCccgcctccctcctccctcacctctcccacacgtttttcctttctccctctccttctccaccaatccttcacAAATTCTCCAATCTTGCTTctttttggagttggaaactcaagaatcATTGAAGAATCGAGCCATTCGTTATTTCTAcagattgtttttcaagagaaaggtatacctTGATTCATCCTTCTCATTCTTACCTTTGAATCCATAGTTTTTGAAcctctcatgcatatagtgagtgtagaaattgtagatctaaaaattaatcggttgggattgatggttgcatgagaaagtatttTTATATGCGTTTATTGATATGTATGAATGAGTTTGTGGAtactatgtgaatatatgagaacatggttgtgagatcattttgaagcatgattatgtgttggaagcatgaatatatgtgtttggatgaatgttAGATAAACcttaattcgaatttgtgaagcatgaaaactgtggtgttcggaaaGTAGATTCCAAtgtgtgtttgaccgaccaaacgatcttattttggcacgaatttttaactaagtaaattttgagatgtcttctgtgttgtgtataaatttcagcctcttttgacgaaagatgaattttaaatgaatttttaaagttaactgcgcagttctgtcagaatttgtattctcgtccagtaagtttcgttttttatttgaccgacctaaagatgtgattttgatgttaaattttaactggatgatatttgatgtgtctactgtgttgtgataaatttcagcccctagttcgtttgagcttgctccgttaggctatagggctatgttgagattgtgcttgatgcctagtttgtgagttcgctccattaggctaaagggctatgataaatgaattcgggtctgagtagggccgcaaaccctatcaggctgtgcacacagaggggatcgtgagccgtccttgctagtcggccggtctcgtgggcgaatagtgtggccacactttcgttgcactatggtaagaggatgtgattgattgattgttgagaaagcggggagattgttttgaccggccggtctgtgaaaaatgtttttgtgatacttgtgatatttctttaataaacgtaaaaaactcgagttcaatatggtatggatgacataacttttatcaaatgttttggcgtgtgtccactgagtatatcaagtactcagccctgcatatgttttctttatgtgcaggttgagcgggatgttgcggcggatgttgagtcgagccttaagaaattccggatgcgtcgtgtcttcatacataagcGTCTCCCTTTGACTCTCTtgaatacttgtttttccgctgccgtgtttcgaatcgttcttgttaaAGTATTTCGTTTCTTCTCTGCTCattagtcccttccctagtcacgatttccccgtctttactatccttagtgagggcggtcgtgataaaaacattatcttttggattattcggtccctcacaaataaaaataggtcacatttggtctattttggacggttccgtaaAAAAACTGACGAAAACCTAAACCTCCTTCGCCACCTCCGCCACGGCGTCCACCTTCCAtcatccctcagcctcacccACAGTCGTCACCGTctcatccctcagcctcaccccTTCCTTACATCATCTCCCTCACCACCTCCGTTACACGTCCACCTTCCTCGCCTCGCTCAACTCAGCAATCATCCCCCGTAGACGCCTTCCGGTGTTGCAGCAACCACGATTTGAGAGGAGGAGGTGGAACTGCGGCGGGGGAGGCAGCCGTAGCGGAGGGTTCCTAGACGACGGCGATGGCGAGGGGGAGGTGGTCGATGGAGGGGGTCGagggtgagggagagagagagagagagaaggcgaGATGACGAATTGACCGATTTTCGGAAGAGTAAGAAATAGGTAATTGCAATTACCGCAATCGGGGGTGTATCCGATCGATTTCATCTCCGGCAAAATTAGCGACGACGACGCCTTCCGGTGTTGCCGCAGCCACGATTTGAGAGGAGAAGGTGGAACTGCGGTTGAGGGAGGCAGCCGTAGCGGAGTGTGCCTGGACGACGGCGAGGGCGAGGGCGAGGTGGTCGATGGAGGGGTCGagggtgagggagagggagagggagaggaggcgaTACAACGACTTGACGGTGAGCAGCAGCGGCAGAACACCGGGAGTCGGAAGCCGGCAtgtttccgtcaaatttttgaatttCCGTCCAAATTTGGAATTTctgtcaaatttttgacggaaccatccaaaatggactaaatttgacccgtttttatttgtgagagaccgaataattcaaaagataatgttttggaccaaaataaaaaaaaatctcaatatgttaaggaccaaaatgagcATTTAGTCTTactttaaactaaatgttttggTTATAAAAAATGGGAAGATGTATTTAGGGGTgtgtaggtacggtataccttaccgaaaccaccatatcgtataccttaccgaaaattcggtatgtgaaaaaatcatatctttatcttaccaaaattttcggtataccgaacttcggtataccttattttcgatatggagaattttcataccgatatcgtacctcatttttggtatgtcgtaccaaagttcggtataccatactttgcggtataccttactttcaatatcaatgaaaattgaatatttgagtttttagaatactatttatattttatagtaatttaaataatatacagggtattaaatactagtatattttattcatattatattatatttcacaataaattttataattaaaaaatatatactttatatattattatattcatattttacggtatataccttaaattactgtatataccgaatttcggtataccgcggtatataaaaattaatacctTTATCTTATcgaaatatttcggtaaggtatcataccgtacggaaaatcacggtataccaaaaattcggtatttttggtatttttttggtacgataaggccggtatttcgatatttcggtattttttccaGCCCTAGATGTATCACTATATTTCATTTTGAATAAATcattaattaaaatcaaatttccAAGACTTTGTGTGAAGAGAATGGAGCTTTGGAAGATTAAattaagagggaacatcatttttggtccacgaactttaccaaagtatcattttagggcCGTGAACTTTgcaaatatcattttaggtccgtgaactttgagttagtatcatttgatgtactttttactatttccaagtttttttggacgaaaataccctcaataccttaaagtgtatatatttttaataaatttatcatatattcatatttttttataaatatctttacaatatatttttgacaaattttctaaatataatttgaccttaaatattatcacttaattttgtgacatgcaagtaaaattggttcttcaattttttatattaatctttttttaaaattgaataaagaactttctttaataataaaaaattgaataaatacagatatcgacgctccaaggcgttaacaatacgcataaacagggctctgctcatcctaaaacggcgcctgaaaaggttggcgttgaaccgcggctcctgtgcgaagtagtcttcgtaaggcactgatgtgcagctacgtgatcacgttcAATCACTGTTCGGCGGTGGCCAACTGGTCGTGGTCGAGGtagaggtaccgccggctgcaagacCCTCTGCATCAgccgatcaatctcacggttcgtataggcctctaacACTTCGttcattcgacgttcgtactcctcagcatccccaacACTACCACCAACGTTGctcatttcccgttgttgatcttatacagaaattaagatagagagagtactcgttaaaacaagtggtgcgaatgaaaatgacgtgcaaagcgcgtatatatagtgtttcgaaaattaaaaaaaataaaaaaataaaaaaaatcgctcGCCGG is a window of Salvia splendens isolate huo1 chromosome 3, SspV2, whole genome shotgun sequence DNA encoding:
- the LOC121794516 gene encoding ALBINO3-like protein 1, chloroplastic — protein: MMSSFLHSTAQNLLLSPFLGRTRDLTPVSGRARFSNYTSQKPSLRSRNSGIVRCGLGQVPFPDPENADFLIKDLFGRVEGLLYTVADAAESSSDAVSTTKQNSDWLSGITNAMEVVLKVLKDGLSTLHVPYAYGFAIILLTILVKAATFPLTKKQVESAMSMQSLAPQIKAIQERYAGDQERIQLETARLYKLAGINPLAGCLPTLATIPIWIGLYRALSNAADEGLLTEGFFWIPSLSGPTTVAARQTGSGTTWLFPFIDGHPPLGWSDTLAYLVLPVLLVVSQYISVQIMQPPQSNDPNVKSSQAITKLLPLMIGYFALSVPSGLSLYWLTNNILSTGQQVWLRKLGGARSPKPIIDDSIEKKPIQTLNSISVAPPAKKVVEKEEKRTPEGLRPGERFKQLKEQEARKKRQREEEIRKAEEATANGLQITNGKVNKEITSLEDEASSSNIDGISVNGNNVKSESKDDEKASAVREENPDILDDRKNESSNLHMDKNIEKD